A DNA window from Ficedula albicollis isolate OC2 chromosome 1, FicAlb1.5, whole genome shotgun sequence contains the following coding sequences:
- the POSTN gene encoding periostin isoform X5, protein MKIFFLFTFSTFLLSVFEPAAAFAHYDKILTHSRIRARDQGPNVCALQQVMGTKKKYFSTCRNWYQQAICGKKATVLYECCPGYMKMDGTRGCPAVAPIDHVYGTLGIVGATSTQRYSDISRLREEIEGRGSFTFFAPSNEAWDQLDSEIHRNLVDNVNIELYNALHHHMLNKRMLTKDLKNGLTLVSMYNGQKLRINHYPNGVVTVNCARIIHGNQIATNGVVHVVDRVLTAVGNTIQDIVESEEDLSSFRDSAITSGVMDILGKPGHYTLFVPTNEAFQRLPRGFFERIRHDKVASEALVKFHILNTLQCSEAITGGAVYETLEGNTIEVGCDGESLTVNGVKMVKRKDIVASNGVIHYIDQVLIPDSAKQVIELGGAQQTTFTDLVAQLGLASSLRPEGQYTLLAPLNGAFSDDTLRLDQRLLKTILQNHIIKVKVGLNELYNGQELETIGGKLLRVFVYRTAVCIENSCMVRGSKEGRNGFIHIFRQIINPAEKTLHEMLRNDKRFSIFLSLVKAADLDEVLSRPGQWTLFVPTNDAFKGLTDDDKDILIRDKNALRNILLYHLTQGVFIGSGFEPGVTNILKTIQGGKLYLKTVNDTLLVNELKSRESDLMATNGVIHVIDKLLYPAELPVGNDQLLTILKKLIKYIQIKFVRDSTFKEIPLTFYKINIIESNVQPIIKKEDPIIKTYTKIIDGRPVEVTEKKVTEERIIQGPEIKYTRITAGGADNEEKLKKILEEEVTKVTKFIEGDGHLLEDEEIKRLLQGAGTEYTKVTKVIEGEPQIIEREIKRVHLEDAPVRRAQPARRTQGGAARRRTRLDHS, encoded by the exons AACTGTCTTATATGAGTGCTGTCCTGGCTATATGAAGATGGATGGTACAAGAGGATGTCCTGCAG TTGCTCCTATCGATCACGTGTATGGCACGCTGGGTATTGTGGGCGCCACCTCCACACAGCGGTACTCGGACATATCAAGGCTGAGAGAAGAGATTGAGGGACGAGGATCTTTCACTTTCTTTGCACCAAGCAATGAAGCCTGGGACCAACTAGATTCA gaaattcACAGGAATTTGGTTGATAACGTAAATATTGAACTGTATAATGCTCTCCACCACCACATGTTAAACAAGCGCATGTTGACAAAAGATCTTAAGAATGGCTTGACCCTGGTGTCTATGTATAATGGCCAGAAATTGCGTATTAACCATTATCCTAATGGG GTTGTTACAGTTAACTGTGCCAGGATCATCCATGGCAATCAGATTGCTACCAATGGTGTTGTGCACGTCGTTGATCGTGTCCTGACTGCTGTTGGAAATACCATTCAAGATATCGTTGAATCCGAGGAGGATCTTTCATCATTTAGG GATTCTGCCATTACATCAGGTGTCATGGATATTCTTGGAAAACCTGGTCATTACACACTCTTTGTTCCTACTAATGAAGCTTTTCAGAGACTTCCAAGGGGATTTTTTGAAAGAATCAGGCATGACAAGGTGGCTTCTGAAG ctctcGTGAAGTTCCATATATTAAATACTCTCCAGTGCTCAGAAGCCATCACAGGAGGAGCTGTCTATGAAACCCTGGAAGGAAACACTATTGAAGTTGGTTGTGATGGTGAAAGTCTGACTGTGAACGGAGTGAAAATGGTGAAACGCAAAGATATTGTGGCAAGCAACGGAGTCATCCACTACATTGATCAAGTGCTAATTCCTGATTCTG CCAAACAAGTCATTGAGCTTGGAGGGGCTCAGCAGACTACATTTACTGACCTGGTGGCACAGCTAGGCCTGGCATCTTCTCTAAGGCCAGAAGGCCAATACACTCTCCTGGCCCCTCTGAATGGTGCTTTCTCAG ATGACACCTTAAGACTGGATCAACGTCTTCTTAAAACAATCCTGCAGAATCACATCATAAAAGTGAAAGTTGGGCTCAATGAACTGTACAATGGACAAGAGCTGGAAACAATTGGAGGAAAACTCCTTAGAGTCTTCGTGTATCGCACA GCTGTATGTATTGAAAATTCATGCATGGTCAGAGGaagcaaagaaggaagaaatggtTTTATTCACATCTTCAGACAGATCATCAATCCAGCAGAAAAGACATTGCATGAAATGCTGAGGAATGATAAGCGTTTTAG cattttcctcagTCTGGTGAAAGCTGCAGATTTGGATGAAGTTCTGTCACGGCCTGGACAGTGGACTCTCTTTGTCCCAACTAATGATGCCTTTAAAGGTTTGACTGATGATGACAAGGACATACTGATAA GAGACAAAAATGCTCTCAGGAATATTCTTCTTTACCACTTGACACAAGGAGTTTTCATTGGAAGTGGCTTTGAGCCTGGTGTAACCAATATTCTTAAAACCATCCAAGGAGGCAAACTCTACTTGAAAACA GTGAATGACACCCTTCTGGTTAATGAACTGAAATCAAGAGAATCTGATCTCATGGCAACAAATGGTGTCATTCATGTCATTGACAAACTCCTATACCCAGCTG AACTGCCCGTTGGAAATGATCAGCTGCTCACAATATTGAAGAAGTTGATTAAATACATTCAAATTAAG ttTGTTCGTGACAGTACCTTCAAAGAGATTCCACTGACATTTTACA aaattaacaTAATTGAAAGCAACGTCCAGCCTATCATCAAAAAGGAAG ATCCAATTATTAAAACATACACCAAAATCATTGATGGACGACCTGTGGAagtgacagagaaaaaagtAACTGAAGAAAGAATTATTCAAG gtcctgaaataaaatataccAGAATTACTGCAGGAGGTGCAGACAATGAAGAGAAGTTAAAGAAAATCCTTGAAGAAG AGGTTACGAAAGTGACCAAATTTATTGAAGGTGATGGTCATTTACTGGAAGATGAAGAAATCAAAAGACTTCTGCAGGGAG CTGGAACTGAGTACACCAAGGTTACAAAAGTAATTGAGGGAGAGCCACAGATTATCGAGAGAGAAATCAAGAGAGTTCATCTGGAAG ATGCACCTGTACGGAGAGCACAACCAGCCAGGAGGACACAAG gaggagcagcaaggaGGAGGACAAGACTAGATCATTCCTAA
- the POSTN gene encoding periostin isoform X2: MKIFFLFTFSTFLLSVFEPAAAFAHYDKILTHSRIRARDQGPNVCALQQVMGTKKKYFSTCRNWYQQAICGKKATVLYECCPGYMKMDGTRGCPAVAPIDHVYGTLGIVGATSTQRYSDISRLREEIEGRGSFTFFAPSNEAWDQLDSEIHRNLVDNVNIELYNALHHHMLNKRMLTKDLKNGLTLVSMYNGQKLRINHYPNGVVTVNCARIIHGNQIATNGVVHVVDRVLTAVGNTIQDIVESEEDLSSFRDSAITSGVMDILGKPGHYTLFVPTNEAFQRLPRGFFERIRHDKVASEALVKFHILNTLQCSEAITGGAVYETLEGNTIEVGCDGESLTVNGVKMVKRKDIVASNGVIHYIDQVLIPDSAKQVIELGGAQQTTFTDLVAQLGLASSLRPEGQYTLLAPLNGAFSDDTLRLDQRLLKTILQNHIIKVKVGLNELYNGQELETIGGKLLRVFVYRTAVCIENSCMVRGSKEGRNGFIHIFRQIINPAEKTLHEMLRNDKRFSIFLSLVKAADLDEVLSRPGQWTLFVPTNDAFKGLTDDDKDILIRDKNALRNILLYHLTQGVFIGSGFEPGVTNILKTIQGGKLYLKTVNDTLLVNELKSRESDLMATNGVIHVIDKLLYPAELPVGNDQLLTILKKLIKYIQIKFVRDSTFKEIPLTFYKINIIESNVQPIIKKEDPSITQITKLIEGEPDFKIVREGETITKVIHGDPIIKTYTKIIDGRPVEVTEKKVTEERIIQGPEIKYTRITAGGADNEEKLKKILEEEVTKVTKFIEGDGHLLEDEEIKRLLQGAGTEYTKVTKVIEGEPQIIEREIKRVHLEDAPVRRAQPARRTQGGAARRRTRLDHS, from the exons AACTGTCTTATATGAGTGCTGTCCTGGCTATATGAAGATGGATGGTACAAGAGGATGTCCTGCAG TTGCTCCTATCGATCACGTGTATGGCACGCTGGGTATTGTGGGCGCCACCTCCACACAGCGGTACTCGGACATATCAAGGCTGAGAGAAGAGATTGAGGGACGAGGATCTTTCACTTTCTTTGCACCAAGCAATGAAGCCTGGGACCAACTAGATTCA gaaattcACAGGAATTTGGTTGATAACGTAAATATTGAACTGTATAATGCTCTCCACCACCACATGTTAAACAAGCGCATGTTGACAAAAGATCTTAAGAATGGCTTGACCCTGGTGTCTATGTATAATGGCCAGAAATTGCGTATTAACCATTATCCTAATGGG GTTGTTACAGTTAACTGTGCCAGGATCATCCATGGCAATCAGATTGCTACCAATGGTGTTGTGCACGTCGTTGATCGTGTCCTGACTGCTGTTGGAAATACCATTCAAGATATCGTTGAATCCGAGGAGGATCTTTCATCATTTAGG GATTCTGCCATTACATCAGGTGTCATGGATATTCTTGGAAAACCTGGTCATTACACACTCTTTGTTCCTACTAATGAAGCTTTTCAGAGACTTCCAAGGGGATTTTTTGAAAGAATCAGGCATGACAAGGTGGCTTCTGAAG ctctcGTGAAGTTCCATATATTAAATACTCTCCAGTGCTCAGAAGCCATCACAGGAGGAGCTGTCTATGAAACCCTGGAAGGAAACACTATTGAAGTTGGTTGTGATGGTGAAAGTCTGACTGTGAACGGAGTGAAAATGGTGAAACGCAAAGATATTGTGGCAAGCAACGGAGTCATCCACTACATTGATCAAGTGCTAATTCCTGATTCTG CCAAACAAGTCATTGAGCTTGGAGGGGCTCAGCAGACTACATTTACTGACCTGGTGGCACAGCTAGGCCTGGCATCTTCTCTAAGGCCAGAAGGCCAATACACTCTCCTGGCCCCTCTGAATGGTGCTTTCTCAG ATGACACCTTAAGACTGGATCAACGTCTTCTTAAAACAATCCTGCAGAATCACATCATAAAAGTGAAAGTTGGGCTCAATGAACTGTACAATGGACAAGAGCTGGAAACAATTGGAGGAAAACTCCTTAGAGTCTTCGTGTATCGCACA GCTGTATGTATTGAAAATTCATGCATGGTCAGAGGaagcaaagaaggaagaaatggtTTTATTCACATCTTCAGACAGATCATCAATCCAGCAGAAAAGACATTGCATGAAATGCTGAGGAATGATAAGCGTTTTAG cattttcctcagTCTGGTGAAAGCTGCAGATTTGGATGAAGTTCTGTCACGGCCTGGACAGTGGACTCTCTTTGTCCCAACTAATGATGCCTTTAAAGGTTTGACTGATGATGACAAGGACATACTGATAA GAGACAAAAATGCTCTCAGGAATATTCTTCTTTACCACTTGACACAAGGAGTTTTCATTGGAAGTGGCTTTGAGCCTGGTGTAACCAATATTCTTAAAACCATCCAAGGAGGCAAACTCTACTTGAAAACA GTGAATGACACCCTTCTGGTTAATGAACTGAAATCAAGAGAATCTGATCTCATGGCAACAAATGGTGTCATTCATGTCATTGACAAACTCCTATACCCAGCTG AACTGCCCGTTGGAAATGATCAGCTGCTCACAATATTGAAGAAGTTGATTAAATACATTCAAATTAAG ttTGTTCGTGACAGTACCTTCAAAGAGATTCCACTGACATTTTACA aaattaacaTAATTGAAAGCAACGTCCAGCCTATCATCAAAAAGGAAG ACCCATCTATCACACAGATCACTAAATTAATTGAAGGGGAACCTGATTTCAAAATAGTCAGGGAAGGGGAGACAATAACTAAAGTGATTCATGGAG ATCCAATTATTAAAACATACACCAAAATCATTGATGGACGACCTGTGGAagtgacagagaaaaaagtAACTGAAGAAAGAATTATTCAAG gtcctgaaataaaatataccAGAATTACTGCAGGAGGTGCAGACAATGAAGAGAAGTTAAAGAAAATCCTTGAAGAAG AGGTTACGAAAGTGACCAAATTTATTGAAGGTGATGGTCATTTACTGGAAGATGAAGAAATCAAAAGACTTCTGCAGGGAG CTGGAACTGAGTACACCAAGGTTACAAAAGTAATTGAGGGAGAGCCACAGATTATCGAGAGAGAAATCAAGAGAGTTCATCTGGAAG ATGCACCTGTACGGAGAGCACAACCAGCCAGGAGGACACAAG gaggagcagcaaggaGGAGGACAAGACTAGATCATTCCTAA
- the POSTN gene encoding periostin isoform X3: protein MKIFFLFTFSTFLLSVFEPAAAFAHYDKILTHSRIRARDQGPNVCALQQVMGTKKKYFSTCRNWYQQAICGKKATVLYECCPGYMKMDGTRGCPAVAPIDHVYGTLGIVGATSTQRYSDISRLREEIEGRGSFTFFAPSNEAWDQLDSEIHRNLVDNVNIELYNALHHHMLNKRMLTKDLKNGLTLVSMYNGQKLRINHYPNGVVTVNCARIIHGNQIATNGVVHVVDRVLTAVGNTIQDIVESEEDLSSFRDSAITSGVMDILGKPGHYTLFVPTNEAFQRLPRGFFERIRHDKVASEALVKFHILNTLQCSEAITGGAVYETLEGNTIEVGCDGESLTVNGVKMVKRKDIVASNGVIHYIDQVLIPDSAKQVIELGGAQQTTFTDLVAQLGLASSLRPEGQYTLLAPLNGAFSDDTLRLDQRLLKTILQNHIIKVKVGLNELYNGQELETIGGKLLRVFVYRTAVCIENSCMVRGSKEGRNGFIHIFRQIINPAEKTLHEMLRNDKRFSIFLSLVKAADLDEVLSRPGQWTLFVPTNDAFKGLTDDDKDILIRDKNALRNILLYHLTQGVFIGSGFEPGVTNILKTIQGGKLYLKTVNDTLLVNELKSRESDLMATNGVIHVIDKLLYPAELPVGNDQLLTILKKLIKYIQIKFVRDSTFKEIPLTFYNPSITQITKLIEGEPDFKIVREGETITKVIHGDPIIKTYTKIIDGRPVEVTEKKVTEERIIQGPEIKYTRITAGGADNEEKLKKILEEEVTKVTKFIEGDGHLLEDEEIKRLLQGAGTEYTKVTKVIEGEPQIIEREIKRVHLEDAPVRRAQPARRTQGGAARRRTRLDHS from the exons AACTGTCTTATATGAGTGCTGTCCTGGCTATATGAAGATGGATGGTACAAGAGGATGTCCTGCAG TTGCTCCTATCGATCACGTGTATGGCACGCTGGGTATTGTGGGCGCCACCTCCACACAGCGGTACTCGGACATATCAAGGCTGAGAGAAGAGATTGAGGGACGAGGATCTTTCACTTTCTTTGCACCAAGCAATGAAGCCTGGGACCAACTAGATTCA gaaattcACAGGAATTTGGTTGATAACGTAAATATTGAACTGTATAATGCTCTCCACCACCACATGTTAAACAAGCGCATGTTGACAAAAGATCTTAAGAATGGCTTGACCCTGGTGTCTATGTATAATGGCCAGAAATTGCGTATTAACCATTATCCTAATGGG GTTGTTACAGTTAACTGTGCCAGGATCATCCATGGCAATCAGATTGCTACCAATGGTGTTGTGCACGTCGTTGATCGTGTCCTGACTGCTGTTGGAAATACCATTCAAGATATCGTTGAATCCGAGGAGGATCTTTCATCATTTAGG GATTCTGCCATTACATCAGGTGTCATGGATATTCTTGGAAAACCTGGTCATTACACACTCTTTGTTCCTACTAATGAAGCTTTTCAGAGACTTCCAAGGGGATTTTTTGAAAGAATCAGGCATGACAAGGTGGCTTCTGAAG ctctcGTGAAGTTCCATATATTAAATACTCTCCAGTGCTCAGAAGCCATCACAGGAGGAGCTGTCTATGAAACCCTGGAAGGAAACACTATTGAAGTTGGTTGTGATGGTGAAAGTCTGACTGTGAACGGAGTGAAAATGGTGAAACGCAAAGATATTGTGGCAAGCAACGGAGTCATCCACTACATTGATCAAGTGCTAATTCCTGATTCTG CCAAACAAGTCATTGAGCTTGGAGGGGCTCAGCAGACTACATTTACTGACCTGGTGGCACAGCTAGGCCTGGCATCTTCTCTAAGGCCAGAAGGCCAATACACTCTCCTGGCCCCTCTGAATGGTGCTTTCTCAG ATGACACCTTAAGACTGGATCAACGTCTTCTTAAAACAATCCTGCAGAATCACATCATAAAAGTGAAAGTTGGGCTCAATGAACTGTACAATGGACAAGAGCTGGAAACAATTGGAGGAAAACTCCTTAGAGTCTTCGTGTATCGCACA GCTGTATGTATTGAAAATTCATGCATGGTCAGAGGaagcaaagaaggaagaaatggtTTTATTCACATCTTCAGACAGATCATCAATCCAGCAGAAAAGACATTGCATGAAATGCTGAGGAATGATAAGCGTTTTAG cattttcctcagTCTGGTGAAAGCTGCAGATTTGGATGAAGTTCTGTCACGGCCTGGACAGTGGACTCTCTTTGTCCCAACTAATGATGCCTTTAAAGGTTTGACTGATGATGACAAGGACATACTGATAA GAGACAAAAATGCTCTCAGGAATATTCTTCTTTACCACTTGACACAAGGAGTTTTCATTGGAAGTGGCTTTGAGCCTGGTGTAACCAATATTCTTAAAACCATCCAAGGAGGCAAACTCTACTTGAAAACA GTGAATGACACCCTTCTGGTTAATGAACTGAAATCAAGAGAATCTGATCTCATGGCAACAAATGGTGTCATTCATGTCATTGACAAACTCCTATACCCAGCTG AACTGCCCGTTGGAAATGATCAGCTGCTCACAATATTGAAGAAGTTGATTAAATACATTCAAATTAAG ttTGTTCGTGACAGTACCTTCAAAGAGATTCCACTGACATTTTACA ACCCATCTATCACACAGATCACTAAATTAATTGAAGGGGAACCTGATTTCAAAATAGTCAGGGAAGGGGAGACAATAACTAAAGTGATTCATGGAG ATCCAATTATTAAAACATACACCAAAATCATTGATGGACGACCTGTGGAagtgacagagaaaaaagtAACTGAAGAAAGAATTATTCAAG gtcctgaaataaaatataccAGAATTACTGCAGGAGGTGCAGACAATGAAGAGAAGTTAAAGAAAATCCTTGAAGAAG AGGTTACGAAAGTGACCAAATTTATTGAAGGTGATGGTCATTTACTGGAAGATGAAGAAATCAAAAGACTTCTGCAGGGAG CTGGAACTGAGTACACCAAGGTTACAAAAGTAATTGAGGGAGAGCCACAGATTATCGAGAGAGAAATCAAGAGAGTTCATCTGGAAG ATGCACCTGTACGGAGAGCACAACCAGCCAGGAGGACACAAG gaggagcagcaaggaGGAGGACAAGACTAGATCATTCCTAA
- the POSTN gene encoding periostin isoform X7: MKIFFLFTFSTFLLSVFEPAAAFAHYDKILTHSRIRARDQGPNVCALQQVMGTKKKYFSTCRNWYQQAICGKKATVLYECCPGYMKMDGTRGCPAVAPIDHVYGTLGIVGATSTQRYSDISRLREEIEGRGSFTFFAPSNEAWDQLDSEIHRNLVDNVNIELYNALHHHMLNKRMLTKDLKNGLTLVSMYNGQKLRINHYPNGVVTVNCARIIHGNQIATNGVVHVVDRVLTAVGNTIQDIVESEEDLSSFRDSAITSGVMDILGKPGHYTLFVPTNEAFQRLPRGFFERIRHDKVASEALVKFHILNTLQCSEAITGGAVYETLEGNTIEVGCDGESLTVNGVKMVKRKDIVASNGVIHYIDQVLIPDSAKQVIELGGAQQTTFTDLVAQLGLASSLRPEGQYTLLAPLNGAFSDDTLRLDQRLLKTILQNHIIKVKVGLNELYNGQELETIGGKLLRVFVYRTAVCIENSCMVRGSKEGRNGFIHIFRQIINPAEKTLHEMLRNDKRFSIFLSLVKAADLDEVLSRPGQWTLFVPTNDAFKGLTDDDKDILIRDKNALRNILLYHLTQGVFIGSGFEPGVTNILKTIQGGKLYLKTVNDTLLVNELKSRESDLMATNGVIHVIDKLLYPAELPVGNDQLLTILKKLIKYIQIKFVRDSTFKEIPLTFYNPIIKTYTKIIDGRPVEVTEKKVTEERIIQGPEIKYTRITAGGADNEEKLKKILEEEVTKVTKFIEGDGHLLEDEEIKRLLQGAGTEYTKVTKVIEGEPQIIEREIKRVHLEDAPVRRAQPARRTQGGAARRRTRLDHS, translated from the exons AACTGTCTTATATGAGTGCTGTCCTGGCTATATGAAGATGGATGGTACAAGAGGATGTCCTGCAG TTGCTCCTATCGATCACGTGTATGGCACGCTGGGTATTGTGGGCGCCACCTCCACACAGCGGTACTCGGACATATCAAGGCTGAGAGAAGAGATTGAGGGACGAGGATCTTTCACTTTCTTTGCACCAAGCAATGAAGCCTGGGACCAACTAGATTCA gaaattcACAGGAATTTGGTTGATAACGTAAATATTGAACTGTATAATGCTCTCCACCACCACATGTTAAACAAGCGCATGTTGACAAAAGATCTTAAGAATGGCTTGACCCTGGTGTCTATGTATAATGGCCAGAAATTGCGTATTAACCATTATCCTAATGGG GTTGTTACAGTTAACTGTGCCAGGATCATCCATGGCAATCAGATTGCTACCAATGGTGTTGTGCACGTCGTTGATCGTGTCCTGACTGCTGTTGGAAATACCATTCAAGATATCGTTGAATCCGAGGAGGATCTTTCATCATTTAGG GATTCTGCCATTACATCAGGTGTCATGGATATTCTTGGAAAACCTGGTCATTACACACTCTTTGTTCCTACTAATGAAGCTTTTCAGAGACTTCCAAGGGGATTTTTTGAAAGAATCAGGCATGACAAGGTGGCTTCTGAAG ctctcGTGAAGTTCCATATATTAAATACTCTCCAGTGCTCAGAAGCCATCACAGGAGGAGCTGTCTATGAAACCCTGGAAGGAAACACTATTGAAGTTGGTTGTGATGGTGAAAGTCTGACTGTGAACGGAGTGAAAATGGTGAAACGCAAAGATATTGTGGCAAGCAACGGAGTCATCCACTACATTGATCAAGTGCTAATTCCTGATTCTG CCAAACAAGTCATTGAGCTTGGAGGGGCTCAGCAGACTACATTTACTGACCTGGTGGCACAGCTAGGCCTGGCATCTTCTCTAAGGCCAGAAGGCCAATACACTCTCCTGGCCCCTCTGAATGGTGCTTTCTCAG ATGACACCTTAAGACTGGATCAACGTCTTCTTAAAACAATCCTGCAGAATCACATCATAAAAGTGAAAGTTGGGCTCAATGAACTGTACAATGGACAAGAGCTGGAAACAATTGGAGGAAAACTCCTTAGAGTCTTCGTGTATCGCACA GCTGTATGTATTGAAAATTCATGCATGGTCAGAGGaagcaaagaaggaagaaatggtTTTATTCACATCTTCAGACAGATCATCAATCCAGCAGAAAAGACATTGCATGAAATGCTGAGGAATGATAAGCGTTTTAG cattttcctcagTCTGGTGAAAGCTGCAGATTTGGATGAAGTTCTGTCACGGCCTGGACAGTGGACTCTCTTTGTCCCAACTAATGATGCCTTTAAAGGTTTGACTGATGATGACAAGGACATACTGATAA GAGACAAAAATGCTCTCAGGAATATTCTTCTTTACCACTTGACACAAGGAGTTTTCATTGGAAGTGGCTTTGAGCCTGGTGTAACCAATATTCTTAAAACCATCCAAGGAGGCAAACTCTACTTGAAAACA GTGAATGACACCCTTCTGGTTAATGAACTGAAATCAAGAGAATCTGATCTCATGGCAACAAATGGTGTCATTCATGTCATTGACAAACTCCTATACCCAGCTG AACTGCCCGTTGGAAATGATCAGCTGCTCACAATATTGAAGAAGTTGATTAAATACATTCAAATTAAG ttTGTTCGTGACAGTACCTTCAAAGAGATTCCACTGACATTTTACA ATCCAATTATTAAAACATACACCAAAATCATTGATGGACGACCTGTGGAagtgacagagaaaaaagtAACTGAAGAAAGAATTATTCAAG gtcctgaaataaaatataccAGAATTACTGCAGGAGGTGCAGACAATGAAGAGAAGTTAAAGAAAATCCTTGAAGAAG AGGTTACGAAAGTGACCAAATTTATTGAAGGTGATGGTCATTTACTGGAAGATGAAGAAATCAAAAGACTTCTGCAGGGAG CTGGAACTGAGTACACCAAGGTTACAAAAGTAATTGAGGGAGAGCCACAGATTATCGAGAGAGAAATCAAGAGAGTTCATCTGGAAG ATGCACCTGTACGGAGAGCACAACCAGCCAGGAGGACACAAG gaggagcagcaaggaGGAGGACAAGACTAGATCATTCCTAA